CAAAAAAATGGTCCGCAGGCACCCGCACGTCTTTGGCGACCTCAAAGTCCAAGGAAGCAAGGAGGTCCTAAGCAACTGGGCAAAGATAAAGGCCGAGGAGAAAGGGCTTCGAGAGGATTTTATCGAACTTCGTAATCCTGAAAAAATGCCCTCCCTCATCACAGCTCACAAAATTGGAGAAAAGACCGCCGAATATCATTTTGACTGGCAAGAACCTAAGGAAGTAATGGCTAAGATTGAAGAGGAGCTCGAGGAATTAAGGTCCGCACTGGCATCCAAAAAATCAGACGAGATTGAACATGAGATAGGAGACCTGCTCTTTAGCCTTGCCCAACTCGCCCGCCATCTTGAGATGGACGGAGAATCTGCGCTCCGAAAAACAAACCACCGGTTTACCCAACGATTCAAAAAAATGCAGGAGTTCTCTCGTCAGGACAATAAGACTTTCACTGAACTATCAAAGATGGAATTGGAATTGTACTGGTCCAAAGCCAAACAAACTGAAACAAGCACGCAACAAGAATTTCCTGAGTGAGTCTATATTCCCAAGTGAATCTATTTTCCTAAGTGAATCTACGTTTAAACAATTGAATAAACTGTCGCGCTTCCCTTACCCCAAAGTAAGCAGAAATGAATATGTATAGAGCTG
This region of Bdellovibrionales bacterium genomic DNA includes:
- the mazG gene encoding nucleoside triphosphate pyrophosphohydrolase codes for the protein MASEIPKNLNDFNSLINIVASLRGPHGCPWDQEQTHQSLSRFAIEEAHELAEAIDSGLDEHVIEELGDLMLQVVLHSEIARQEKRYSIEDVISNVCKKMVRRHPHVFGDLKVQGSKEVLSNWAKIKAEEKGLREDFIELRNPEKMPSLITAHKIGEKTAEYHFDWQEPKEVMAKIEEELEELRSALASKKSDEIEHEIGDLLFSLAQLARHLEMDGESALRKTNHRFTQRFKKMQEFSRQDNKTFTELSKMELELYWSKAKQTETSTQQEFPE